From Salvia splendens isolate huo1 chromosome 16, SspV2, whole genome shotgun sequence, a single genomic window includes:
- the LOC121772303 gene encoding uncharacterized protein LOC121772303, with amino-acid sequence MGFRLCRIKMDWNVVRRIWEKWAANNIGPSEKDLKAALLINYDPTGPSRLVSTIAEQEGIKADPIEISQFIGFVKRNKLQMETFFIGPNQYLVTSIHESWFCARSLNSSKQAGEGAIVMQTSAFLLVGLYDGSIGAASRAMMAVDQFAGQLCRRNY; translated from the exons ATGGGGTTTCGTCTCTGTAGAATCAAAATGGATTGGAACGTTGTGCGAAGGATTTGGGAGAAATGGGCAGCGAACAACATAGGCCCTTCAG AGAAAGATTTGAAGGCTGCTCTATTGATCAACTATGATCCCACCGGACCTTCTCGTCTTGTATCCACCAT TGCGGAGCAAGAGGGGATCAAAGCAGATCCGATTGAGATCAGTCAGTTTATCGGTTTTGTCAAGAGAAACAAGCTTCAGATGGAGACCTTCTTCATCGGGCCAAACCAAT ATCTTGTGACCTCGATTCATGAGAGCTGGTTCTGTGCGAGGAGCTTGAACTCTTCAAAGCAGGCCGGTGAAGGCGCTATCGTGATGCAGACATCAGCATTCCTCTTGGTTGGACT ATACGATGGCTCGATTGGAGCAGCGTCGCGTGCAATGATGGCTGTTGATCAATTCGCAGGGCAGCTATGTCGAAGAAACTACTGA
- the LOC121772302 gene encoding pectin acetylesterase 8-like, translating to MDGGLHQWVLVVVCLMILVRSESFFVDITYVESAVAKGAVCLDGSPPAYHFDKGFGAGINNWLIHIEGGGWCNNATTCLARKSTRLGSSKLMAKQVAFSGIFSNKPKFNPDFYDWNRIKVRYCDGASFTGDVEAVNPATGLYYRGARVFVAIVEDLLAKGMSNAQNAVLSGCSAGGLTSILHCDKFKSLVPTSAKVKCFADAGFFINTKDVSGAQHIEQFYNDVVTTHGSVKNLPQSCTSKMKPGLCFFPQNMVEGIQTPLFLVNAAYDSWQIKNILAPGVADPHGLWHNCKTDINKCSTSQLQVMQDFRTAFLGALSGVQNSATKGYYINSCYAHCQTEMQETWLRDDAPMLNGKNIGKAVGDWYYDRSPFQKIDCPYPCDKTCHNRVFE from the exons ATGGATGGGGGATTGCATCAGTGGGTGTTGGTTGTGGTTTGTTTGATGATTTTGGTGAGAAGTGAAAGCTTCTTTGTGGATATTACTTATGTTGAGAGTGCTGTGGCAAAAGGAGCTG TGTGTTTGGATGGGAGTCCACCTGCTTACCATTTTGATAAAGGTTTTGGAGCAGGAATCAACAACTGGCTTATTCATATTGAG GGAGGAGGGTGGTGCAACAATGCAACGACTTGCCTAGCCCGGAAAAGCACCCGGTTAGGTTCCTCCAAGTTGATGGCTAAACAGGTCGCGTTTTCTGGGATTTTCAGCAACAAGCCTAAGTTTAATCCTG ATTTCTACGACTGGAACAGGATCAAGGTTAGGTATTGTGATGGGGCATCATTCACTGGTGATGTGGAAGCAGTTAATCCC GCTACTGGTTTATACTACAGAGGAGCAAGGGTCTTTGTTGCCATTGTTGAGGACCTTTTAGCAAAAGGAATGAGCAATGCTCAAAAT GCTGTTCTATCTGGATGTTCAGCTGGTGGATTAACCTCGATTCTTCACTGCGATAAGTTCAAATCTCTTGTCCCCACGAGCGCCAAAGTGAAATGCTTTGCGGACGCAGGCTTCTTCATCAACAC GAAGGACGTTTCTGGAGCTCAACACATTGAGCAGTTCTACAACGATGTTGTCACAACACAT GGATCAGTGAAGAACCTGCCCCAATCGTGCACTTCAAAGATGAAGCCGGGTCTG TGCTTCTTCCCCCAAAACATGGTTGAAGGAATTCAGACACCTCTCTTCCTTGTGAATGCTGCCTATGACTCATGGCAGATCAAGAACATCTTGGCACCTGGCGTTGCTGACCCGCACGGCCTCTGGCACAACTGCAAGACCGATATAAACAAGTGCTCGACCAGCCAGCTGCAGGTCATGCAAG ATTTCAGAACCGCGTTTCTTGGTGCGTTGAGCGGAGTGCAAAACTCTGCGACGAAAGGGTATTACATCAACTCTTGCTACGCCCATTGCCAGACTGAAATGCAGGAGACATGGCTTAGAGACGATGCCCCCATGTTGAATGGCAAG AATATAGGGAAAGCTGTTGGTGATTGGTACTACGACAGAAGCCCGTTTCAGAAGATCGATTGCCCTTACCCGTGCGACAAGACTTGCCATAACCGGGTTTTTGAATAA